From the Nitrobacter hamburgensis X14 genome, one window contains:
- a CDS encoding ABC transporter substrate-binding protein has translation MSLLARLQRLSEAIRAGIAGRRCGGLAAAALALTAGVVTQTQAADPQRVASINLCTDQLLMTLADPAQILGLSPYSRDAARSWAATEAKKYRRLSGEAEDVLMLRPDVVVASRYMKRTTRELLKQQGMRVAEFDIAKSIDDVKEQIRRMGDLVGHPDRAEAQIARLDAAIARAREAVGRKPYRVLALSRRGWVSGDDSVTSALLSITGLSNAASGLDISSGGFAKLETIVADRPDFILISDDSDVADDEGSALLLHPALEKLYPSSRRIVIPEDLTVCGGPMLADALDRLVAELKRVGG, from the coding sequence ATGTCGCTGTTGGCGCGGTTGCAGCGCCTCAGTGAGGCGATCCGGGCCGGCATCGCCGGACGCAGATGCGGCGGTCTTGCCGCGGCCGCTCTCGCATTGACCGCCGGGGTCGTCACGCAGACGCAGGCCGCCGATCCGCAGCGCGTCGCCTCGATCAACCTGTGCACCGATCAGCTCCTGATGACGCTTGCCGATCCCGCCCAGATCCTCGGCCTCAGCCCTTATTCGCGGGATGCAGCGCGCTCCTGGGCCGCGACGGAGGCGAAGAAATATCGGCGGCTTTCCGGGGAGGCGGAGGATGTGCTGATGCTCAGGCCGGATGTTGTCGTCGCCAGCCGCTACATGAAGCGAACGACGCGCGAGTTGCTGAAACAGCAGGGGATGCGCGTGGCCGAGTTCGATATCGCAAAATCGATCGACGACGTGAAGGAGCAGATTCGCCGGATGGGCGATCTTGTCGGGCACCCGGATCGCGCGGAAGCCCAGATCGCGCGGCTCGATGCGGCGATTGCCCGCGCGAGGGAGGCAGTGGGGCGCAAGCCCTATCGGGTGCTGGCGCTGTCGCGACGCGGCTGGGTTTCGGGCGATGACAGCGTCACCAGCGCGTTGCTCTCGATCACCGGGTTGTCGAATGCCGCGTCCGGCCTTGACATCAGCTCCGGCGGGTTTGCCAAGCTGGAAACCATTGTTGCCGATCGGCCGGACTTTATCCTGATATCCGACGACAGCGACGTCGCGGATGACGAAGGAAGCGCGCTGCTGCTGCATCCGGCGCTGGAAAAACTGTATCCGTCGTCGCGGCGCATCGTGATTCCCGAAGACCTCACGGTGTGCGGCGGGCCGATGCTCGCCGATGCGCTGGACCGGCTGGTCGCGGAGCTGAAGCGCGTCGGGGGCTAG
- a CDS encoding ABC transporter ATP-binding protein: MSEAVVLIASSLSANLGKRVVLSDISLSLPGGCLVALVGPNGAGKTTLLRALAGLLPSEGTIEVCGDALPSLTLRERARRFAYLPQGHQMHWPLPARDIVALGRYPHGAVDPARLTEQDAAAVMRAMQATDVVSLSDRRVTELSGGERGRVALARVLAVEAPVLLADEPTASLDPRYQIEVVTRLRTAADSGVLVIVVTHDLGLAARFADIVLVLSDGRLVSQGPPAGALSETVIADVFRVRTYRADYQCETVIVPWAEV; this comes from the coding sequence ATGAGCGAAGCCGTCGTTCTCATCGCATCGTCGCTATCGGCTAATCTTGGAAAGAGAGTTGTCCTGAGCGACATTTCGCTGTCGCTCCCAGGCGGATGCCTTGTCGCGCTGGTCGGGCCGAATGGCGCCGGTAAGACCACGTTGCTGCGGGCGCTGGCGGGCCTGCTGCCATCGGAAGGGACCATCGAGGTTTGCGGCGACGCGCTGCCATCGCTCACCCTTCGAGAGCGCGCGCGCCGTTTCGCCTACCTGCCGCAAGGCCATCAGATGCATTGGCCGTTGCCGGCGAGGGATATCGTGGCGCTTGGCCGGTACCCGCACGGCGCGGTCGATCCGGCGCGGCTGACGGAACAAGATGCCGCGGCGGTGATGCGGGCGATGCAGGCGACCGACGTGGTAAGTTTAAGCGATCGTCGCGTGACGGAGTTGTCCGGCGGCGAGCGCGGCCGGGTGGCGCTGGCGCGGGTGCTGGCCGTGGAAGCGCCAGTGCTGCTGGCCGACGAGCCGACCGCATCGCTCGATCCGCGCTATCAGATCGAGGTCGTGACCAGACTGCGGACCGCGGCCGACAGTGGGGTGCTGGTCATCGTGGTGACGCACGATCTCGGGCTCGCGGCGCGGTTTGCGGATATCGTTCTCGTGCTGTCCGACGGGCGCCTGGTATCGCAGGGACCGCCTGCCGGCGCGCTCTCGGAGACCGTCATCGCCGACGTCTTTCGCGTCAGGACCTATCGGGCCGACTATCAATGCGAAACCGTGATCGTGCCGTGGGCGGAGGTGTGA
- a CDS encoding FecCD family ABC transporter permease has product MVTTAIAARQRTVVTVALCAGVTILTLVSLGVGPVRLSPVTVLDALFGGGSDVQRIIVQDIRLPRAILAVAIGAILGLSGAALQGLLRNPLASPSLFGAPQAAAFGAVLIIAVGSADVRSFVLPVAAIVAAFASVFALLAIAGRNASLLILILAGLAISSLAGAATSLTMNLSHNPFAALEIAFWLLGSLEDRSFRHVTLALPFIVAGAAILMSQRHAFRALSLGEESAQSLGVDVGRLRLWAILGVALGVGGAVAVAGAIGFIGLIAPHLMRPLIGYDPARLLVPSALTGAALLLAADIAVRVIPSTSDIKVGVLTALIGVPFFLYLIVRERRALGGGVA; this is encoded by the coding sequence ATGGTGACGACAGCCATCGCGGCCCGCCAGCGAACGGTCGTGACGGTCGCGCTGTGCGCGGGGGTCACGATACTGACGCTGGTGTCGTTGGGAGTGGGTCCTGTGAGGTTGTCGCCGGTCACTGTTCTCGATGCCTTGTTCGGCGGCGGCAGCGACGTCCAGCGGATCATCGTACAGGATATCCGGTTGCCGCGCGCGATCCTCGCCGTCGCCATCGGCGCCATTCTCGGTTTGTCGGGTGCGGCCTTGCAGGGCCTGCTGCGCAACCCCCTGGCGTCGCCCTCGCTGTTCGGCGCCCCGCAGGCAGCGGCGTTCGGCGCCGTGCTGATCATCGCGGTCGGATCGGCCGACGTGCGTTCCTTCGTACTGCCGGTCGCGGCCATCGTCGCGGCATTCGCTTCTGTGTTCGCACTGCTCGCGATCGCGGGGCGTAATGCGAGCCTGCTGATCCTGATCCTTGCGGGGCTTGCGATCTCGTCGTTGGCCGGCGCGGCGACGTCGCTGACCATGAACCTGTCGCACAATCCGTTCGCGGCGCTGGAGATTGCATTCTGGTTGTTGGGCTCGCTGGAAGACCGCAGCTTTCGCCACGTCACGCTGGCACTGCCGTTCATCGTCGCGGGAGCCGCGATCCTGATGAGCCAGCGCCATGCGTTTCGCGCGCTCAGTCTGGGTGAGGAATCCGCGCAGAGCCTCGGCGTCGATGTCGGCCGGTTACGGCTGTGGGCGATCCTCGGCGTTGCGCTCGGCGTCGGCGGCGCGGTTGCGGTGGCCGGTGCCATCGGCTTCATCGGCCTGATTGCGCCGCATCTGATGCGGCCCCTGATCGGCTACGACCCGGCGCGGCTGCTGGTGCCGAGCGCGCTGACCGGCGCGGCGCTGCTGCTCGCGGCCGATATCGCGGTACGCGTCATTCCCTCGACCTCGGACATCAAGGTCGGCGTCCTGACCGCGCTGATCGGCGTGCCGTTCTTCCTGTACCTGATCGTGCGCGAGCGGCGCGCGCTGGGTGGAGGCGTCGCATGA
- a CDS encoding peroxiredoxin, with amino-acid sequence MTIKVGDRLPDATFRIMTDDGVQVKSTGDIFKGRKVALFAVPGAYTGTCHKQHLPSIFLSARAIKDKGVDEIAIVSVNDVFVMNTWKRDTDQRNEATFLADGNADFARAIGMEFDASEKGLGIRSKRYSMLVEDGVVKTLNLEPNPGKVEVSGGDTLLGQL; translated from the coding sequence ATGACCATCAAAGTTGGCGACCGCCTGCCCGACGCGACCTTCCGCATCATGACGGATGACGGCGTTCAGGTGAAAAGCACCGGCGACATCTTCAAGGGCAGGAAGGTGGCGCTGTTCGCGGTGCCCGGCGCCTATACCGGCACCTGCCACAAACAGCATCTGCCGAGCATTTTTCTTAGCGCCCGCGCCATCAAGGACAAGGGCGTCGACGAGATCGCGATCGTCTCCGTCAACGACGTCTTCGTCATGAACACCTGGAAGCGCGATACCGACCAGCGCAACGAGGCGACCTTCCTCGCCGACGGCAACGCCGACTTCGCCAGGGCGATCGGCATGGAATTCGATGCATCCGAAAAGGGCCTCGGCATCCGCTCCAAGCGCTATTCAATGCTGGTCGAGGACGGCGTGGTAAAGACGCTCAATCTTGAACCGAACCCAGGCAAGGTCGAGGTCTCCGGCGGCGACACGCTGCTGGGACAGCTTTGA
- a CDS encoding DUF924 family protein: MNSDNSSASISSPADVLAFWRAAGQSKWYIKDDAFDAEVRRRFLGLWEVARAGELSGWEETDDGALALVIVLDQFPRNMFRGDARSFSTDDDACAVADRAIARSADTRIDPDLVEFLYVPFMHSERLADQERCVALFRSRGRPDNLKFAEIHADIIRRFGRFPHRDRMLGRTTSREEQAFLDAGGFAG; this comes from the coding sequence ATGAACTCCGATAATTCGTCCGCTTCCATCTCTTCCCCCGCCGACGTCCTCGCCTTCTGGCGCGCCGCCGGCCAGAGCAAATGGTACATCAAGGACGACGCGTTCGACGCCGAGGTGCGCCGCCGCTTTCTTGGATTGTGGGAAGTAGCCCGCGCGGGCGAACTCTCCGGTTGGGAGGAGACCGATGACGGCGCGCTGGCGCTCGTCATCGTGCTCGACCAGTTTCCGCGCAACATGTTCCGCGGCGACGCCCGCAGCTTTTCGACCGACGACGACGCTTGCGCCGTCGCCGACCGCGCCATCGCACGCAGTGCCGACACGCGCATCGACCCTGACCTCGTCGAATTCCTCTATGTCCCCTTCATGCATTCCGAACGTCTCGCGGATCAGGAGCGCTGCGTCGCGCTGTTTCGCAGCCGTGGACGGCCCGACAACCTCAAATTCGCGGAAATCCACGCCGACATCATTCGCCGGTTCGGCCGCTTTCCGCATCGCGATCGAATGCTCGGACGCACGACGAGCCGGGAAGAACAGGCCTTTCTCGACGCGGGCGGGTTTGCCGGCTAG
- a CDS encoding long-chain fatty acid--CoA ligase, which translates to MDRIWLSQYPAGVPADIDASQYASLVALLEESFAKFRDRKAFICMGKAITYREIDEMSLALGAWLQGRGLKKGARVALMMPNVLQYPVSTVAVLRAGYAVVNVNPLYTPHELEHQLKDSGAEAIIVLENFASTVQQAIGKTNIRHVIVGSMGDLLGFKGLIVNFVVRHVRKMVPPSSIPGAVKFNDALAAGRGMTLARPNLAPDDVAFLQYTGGTTGVAKGATLLHRNILANMLQNDAWLQPALRKPPVVDQLFVVCALPLYHVFALTACFMLAMRAGGVNLLIPNPRDMPGLVKELMKYQINCFPAVNTLYNGLLNARGFDKVDFSKLKASVGGGMAVQKAVAEKWLRVTGCPLLEGYGLSETSPTLTCNPADTGKFSGSIGLPMPSTYISIRDDDGREVPLGEAGEICAKGPQVMPGYWNRPDETAKVMTADGFFRTGDIGVMSADGYTRIVDRKKDMILVSGFNVYPNEIEDVIASHPGVLECAVIGVKDRKSGEAVKAFVVRKDPTLTRADIIKFAHTQLTGYKVPRQIEFRDSLPKTNVGKILRRELRDEKKAAA; encoded by the coding sequence ATGGATCGCATCTGGCTCAGTCAATATCCCGCAGGCGTGCCCGCCGACATCGACGCGTCGCAGTACGCCTCGCTGGTCGCGTTGCTTGAAGAGAGCTTCGCCAAATTCCGCGATCGCAAGGCCTTCATCTGCATGGGCAAGGCGATCACCTATCGCGAGATCGACGAGATGTCGCTTGCACTCGGCGCCTGGCTGCAAGGCCGGGGACTGAAAAAGGGCGCGCGCGTTGCGCTGATGATGCCGAACGTGCTGCAATATCCGGTCTCGACGGTGGCGGTGCTGCGCGCCGGCTATGCCGTGGTCAACGTCAACCCGCTCTACACACCGCACGAGCTTGAGCACCAGCTCAAGGATTCCGGCGCGGAAGCGATCATCGTACTGGAGAATTTCGCGTCGACGGTGCAGCAGGCGATCGGCAAAACTAACATCAGGCACGTCATCGTCGGCAGCATGGGCGACCTGCTCGGCTTCAAGGGCCTGATCGTCAATTTCGTGGTTCGTCATGTCAGGAAGATGGTGCCGCCGTCATCGATCCCGGGGGCGGTCAAGTTCAACGACGCCCTCGCGGCCGGGCGCGGCATGACGCTTGCCAGGCCGAACCTCGCGCCCGACGACGTCGCCTTCCTGCAGTATACCGGCGGCACCACCGGCGTCGCGAAGGGCGCGACGCTGCTTCATCGCAATATTCTCGCCAACATGCTGCAGAACGACGCCTGGCTGCAGCCGGCGCTGAGGAAACCGCCGGTGGTCGATCAACTCTTCGTCGTCTGCGCGCTGCCGCTCTATCACGTCTTCGCGCTGACGGCGTGCTTCATGCTGGCGATGCGCGCGGGCGGCGTCAATCTGCTGATCCCGAACCCGCGCGACATGCCCGGCCTCGTCAAGGAATTGATGAAGTATCAGATCAACTGCTTTCCGGCGGTGAACACGCTCTATAACGGCCTTCTCAATGCGCGCGGTTTCGACAAGGTCGACTTCTCGAAACTCAAGGCTTCGGTCGGCGGCGGCATGGCGGTCCAGAAGGCGGTGGCGGAGAAGTGGCTGAGGGTGACAGGATGCCCGCTACTGGAAGGCTATGGCCTTTCGGAAACCTCGCCGACGCTGACCTGCAATCCCGCCGACACCGGCAAATTCTCCGGCTCGATCGGGCTTCCCATGCCGTCGACATACATTTCCATCCGCGACGACGACGGCCGCGAGGTGCCGCTCGGCGAGGCGGGCGAAATCTGCGCCAAGGGTCCACAGGTGATGCCGGGCTACTGGAACCGGCCGGACGAAACCGCAAAGGTGATGACGGCGGACGGCTTCTTCCGTACCGGCGACATCGGCGTGATGTCAGCCGACGGCTACACCAGGATCGTCGACCGCAAGAAGGACATGATCCTGGTCTCCGGCTTCAATGTCTATCCGAACGAGATCGAGGACGTGATCGCGAGCCATCCGGGCGTGCTGGAATGCGCGGTGATCGGCGTCAAGGACAGGAAGTCGGGCGAGGCGGTGAAGGCTTTCGTGGTCAGGAAGGACCCGACCCTCACGCGCGCGGACATCATCAAGTTCGCGCATACGCAGTTGACCGGCTACAAGGTGCCCAGACAGATCGAGTTCCGCGACTCCCTGCCGAAAACCAACGTCGGCAAGATCCTCCGCCGCGAACTGCGTGACGAGAAAAAAGCGGCGGCGTGA
- a CDS encoding D-alanyl-D-alanine carboxypeptidase family protein, with protein sequence MHSFIVPLRKPIALFRKSLPVWIVLAAGLIVAIAPLRAAHATEAHLLIEADTGKVLEAENATYPWYPASLTKMMTAYVTLTAVKQGRITLDTLFTVSPTAAAQSPSKMGFRPGTQVTVDNALKMMLVKSANDMAVVLAEGVGGSIDGFSAEMNATAQRLGMTQTSYVNPNGLPADGQITSARDLGILARAIIHDLPEYEYFMRIPSIRYGRRVTRNFNKLIGRFPGADGFKTGFICASGYNLVGSATQNGKRLIAVVLGASSGTMRAVRVAQMLERGFANNTLSWLRPALGTVDKLAPIAAAPPNLRDEMCGPKRKHPASDEDDDVAANTTATSAAVMSFFATGVQPPALRPVDMIAAAPAPSDPVIVYTGPTRTGAAIAAAAEADAARDAPPKSKKRSKTTANATATPHPKPRPDGKSKHRVSVTINPKAAKSAAAGSAAKPKPAENGKSKPKP encoded by the coding sequence GTGCATTCTTTCATCGTCCCGCTTCGCAAACCCATCGCCCTGTTTCGCAAATCGTTGCCGGTCTGGATCGTCCTCGCGGCCGGATTGATCGTTGCGATCGCACCGTTGCGCGCGGCTCACGCCACCGAAGCGCATCTTCTGATCGAGGCCGACACCGGCAAGGTGCTGGAGGCCGAGAACGCCACCTATCCCTGGTATCCGGCCTCGCTCACCAAGATGATGACCGCTTACGTCACGCTGACGGCGGTCAAGCAGGGACGCATCACGCTCGACACGCTGTTCACGGTATCGCCGACCGCAGCCGCGCAGTCGCCTTCGAAGATGGGCTTCCGGCCGGGCACGCAGGTGACCGTCGACAACGCGCTGAAGATGATGCTGGTGAAGTCGGCGAACGACATGGCGGTGGTGCTGGCGGAAGGCGTCGGCGGTTCGATCGACGGTTTCTCGGCCGAAATGAACGCGACCGCGCAGCGGCTCGGCATGACGCAGACGAGCTACGTCAACCCGAACGGGTTGCCGGCCGACGGCCAGATCACCTCGGCGCGCGATCTCGGCATTCTCGCCCGCGCGATCATTCACGATCTTCCCGAGTACGAATATTTCATGCGCATCCCCTCGATCCGCTACGGACGCAGGGTGACACGCAACTTCAACAAGCTGATCGGGCGCTTTCCCGGTGCCGACGGCTTCAAGACCGGCTTCATCTGCGCGTCCGGCTACAATCTCGTCGGCTCGGCCACGCAGAACGGCAAGCGCCTGATCGCGGTGGTGCTCGGCGCATCGTCCGGCACGATGCGCGCGGTGCGCGTCGCGCAGATGCTGGAGCGCGGCTTCGCCAACAACACGCTGTCGTGGCTGCGTCCGGCGCTCGGCACGGTCGACAAGCTGGCGCCGATCGCAGCCGCGCCTCCCAATCTGCGCGATGAAATGTGCGGGCCGAAACGCAAGCATCCTGCCAGCGACGAGGATGACGATGTGGCCGCCAACACGACGGCGACCAGCGCCGCCGTGATGTCGTTCTTCGCAACCGGCGTGCAACCGCCGGCGTTGCGGCCGGTGGATATGATCGCGGCGGCGCCGGCGCCCTCGGACCCCGTTATTGTCTATACCGGCCCGACGCGGACCGGCGCGGCCATCGCCGCCGCCGCAGAAGCCGATGCCGCGCGCGACGCTCCGCCCAAGAGCAAGAAACGCAGCAAGACCACAGCGAATGCGACGGCAACGCCCCACCCAAAACCAAGGCCCGACGGGAAATCGAAACACCGGGTTTCGGTGACGATCAATCCCAAGGCGGCGAAGTCCGCGGCCGCCGGTTCGGCCGCCAAGCCGAAACCGGCTGAAAACGGCAAGAGCAAGCCAAAACCGTAG
- a CDS encoding glucan ABC transporter ATP-binding protein/ permease, whose protein sequence is MSMLRLYTRVLELLGKEARLGWILAGANLLLAGAQFAEPVLFGRIVDVLSGSPAAGPFGMTSTSPWPLLAVWVVFGLFTILCGVIVALQADRLSHRQRQAVLTGYFEHIMQLPLTYHAGTHSGRLMKVMLQGTDALWRLWLGFFREHFAAMMSLVVLLPLSLTINWRLAILLFALCIVFTMLTTLVVRRTFDMQNEVEAHFSDLSARASDALGNVALVQSFVRVDAEVQGLRFVVDKLLAAQMPVLSWWAVVTVMTRASTTITILAIFAVGIVLNQRGMTSVGEIVMFVSFATMLIQRLEQVVSFINSVFMEAPRLKEFFNVLDAVPAVRDRPDAIDAGRLQGLVEFHDVSFSYDGKRPAVEDLSFVALPGQTIALVGPTGAGKSTAVALLHRAFDPQSGIIKIDGMDIRGLTLASLRRNIGVVFQEALLFDRSIAENLRVGKPDASEEEMRLAASRAQALGFIERADRKFDTHAGERGRMLSGGERQRLSIARALLKDPPILILDEATSALDAVTEAKVNAALDEVMKGRTTFVIAHRLSTIRNATRILVFENGRVIENGTFDELLARGGHFARLAKAQFMTQDGSRIGQPS, encoded by the coding sequence ATGTCGATGCTCCGCCTTTATACCCGCGTTCTTGAACTGCTCGGCAAAGAAGCGCGGCTCGGCTGGATCCTGGCGGGCGCCAATCTGCTGCTGGCCGGCGCGCAGTTCGCCGAACCGGTGCTGTTCGGACGCATCGTCGACGTGCTCTCCGGCAGTCCCGCCGCGGGTCCTTTCGGGATGACGTCGACTTCGCCGTGGCCGCTGCTGGCGGTTTGGGTGGTGTTCGGCCTGTTCACGATTCTGTGCGGCGTGATCGTGGCCTTGCAGGCCGACCGTCTTTCGCATCGCCAGCGCCAGGCGGTGCTGACGGGCTATTTCGAGCACATCATGCAATTGCCGCTCACCTACCATGCCGGCACCCATTCGGGCCGGCTGATGAAGGTGATGCTGCAAGGCACCGACGCGCTGTGGCGGCTGTGGCTCGGATTCTTCCGCGAGCATTTCGCGGCGATGATGTCGCTCGTGGTGCTGCTGCCGCTGTCGCTCACCATCAACTGGCGGCTGGCGATCCTTTTGTTCGCGCTCTGCATCGTATTCACGATGCTAACGACGCTGGTGGTTCGCAGGACCTTCGACATGCAGAACGAGGTGGAGGCGCATTTCAGCGATCTCTCCGCGCGCGCCTCCGACGCGCTCGGCAACGTCGCGCTGGTGCAGAGCTTCGTGCGCGTCGATGCCGAGGTTCAGGGCCTGCGGTTCGTCGTCGACAAGCTGCTGGCGGCGCAGATGCCGGTGCTGTCGTGGTGGGCCGTCGTCACCGTGATGACGCGCGCCTCGACCACCATCACCATTCTGGCGATCTTCGCGGTCGGTATCGTGCTGAACCAGCGCGGGATGACGTCGGTCGGCGAGATCGTCATGTTCGTGAGCTTCGCCACCATGCTGATCCAGAGGCTCGAGCAGGTCGTTTCCTTCATCAACAGCGTTTTCATGGAAGCGCCGCGGCTCAAGGAGTTCTTCAACGTCCTCGACGCCGTTCCGGCGGTGCGCGACCGTCCCGACGCCATTGATGCCGGGCGATTGCAGGGGCTCGTCGAATTCCATGACGTGTCGTTTTCCTATGACGGCAAGCGGCCCGCGGTCGAGGATCTGTCGTTCGTCGCGTTGCCCGGCCAAACCATTGCGCTGGTCGGTCCGACCGGCGCAGGCAAGTCCACCGCCGTCGCGCTGCTGCACCGCGCGTTCGATCCGCAGTCCGGCATCATCAAGATCGACGGCATGGACATCCGCGGCCTGACGCTGGCTTCGTTGCGACGAAACATCGGCGTGGTGTTTCAGGAGGCGCTGCTGTTCGACCGCTCGATCGCGGAGAACCTGCGCGTTGGCAAGCCCGATGCATCCGAGGAGGAGATGCGGCTTGCGGCCTCCCGCGCCCAGGCGCTGGGCTTCATCGAACGCGCCGACAGAAAGTTCGACACCCATGCCGGCGAGCGCGGACGCATGCTGTCCGGCGGCGAGCGGCAGCGGCTGTCGATCGCCCGCGCGCTGTTGAAGGATCCCCCGATCCTGATCCTCGACGAGGCGACCTCCGCGCTGGACGCCGTGACCGAGGCCAAGGTCAATGCCGCGCTCGACGAGGTGATGAAGGGACGCACGACATTCGTCATCGCGCACCGGCTGTCCACCATTCGCAACGCCACCCGCATTCTGGTTTTCGAGAACGGGCGCGTGATCGAAAACGGAACCTTTGACGAACTGCTGGCACGCGGCGGCCACTTCGCCCGGCTTGCGAAAGCGCAATTCATGACCCAGGACGGTTCCCGCATCGGCCAGCCGTCATAG
- a CDS encoding ABC transporter substrate-binding protein: MQARSMRRFWFALFVLLGAVGVAGLGLADSRADAGAPIQIEFSLDRPIDAAAAPLVLASTRGLFRAEGLNVTTTVASDTTDAIARVAVGTSELALADLNALIRFRDQPGVRPVKAVFVLFDKAAYAFIARKSRGINALADIEGKTVGVTDGDLSIRLWPALARKNGLQLKTVKLQQIGPAVREPMLSAGQLDAISGLSYLSAIDLRDRGIPADDLTVLRFADYGCAAYGKVLIVNPEFAADKPEAVKAFVRAVIAGLRLTIKAPEQAVDDVLAQMDNGSRAVELERLHAVLSDNILTSEVRHSGIGDIDPARFETSLDQIADDFKFRKRPAVADIFDDSFLPPAGDRKVTQAE; encoded by the coding sequence ATGCAAGCACGTTCGATGCGTCGTTTCTGGTTTGCCTTGTTTGTGCTCCTGGGCGCTGTCGGCGTTGCAGGCCTTGGCCTCGCGGACAGCCGGGCCGATGCCGGCGCGCCGATCCAGATCGAGTTTTCGCTCGATCGCCCGATCGATGCCGCCGCGGCCCCGCTGGTGCTGGCATCGACCCGCGGCCTGTTCCGCGCGGAGGGCTTGAACGTCACGACGACGGTCGCGTCTGACACGACGGACGCCATTGCGCGCGTCGCGGTCGGTACGAGCGAACTGGCGCTCGCCGACCTCAACGCCCTGATCCGGTTTCGCGACCAGCCGGGCGTGCGGCCGGTCAAGGCGGTATTCGTGCTGTTCGACAAGGCGGCCTATGCCTTCATTGCGCGCAAGAGCCGGGGTATCAACGCGCTTGCCGACATCGAGGGCAAGACGGTCGGCGTCACCGACGGCGACCTGTCCATCAGGCTGTGGCCTGCGCTCGCCCGGAAAAACGGACTGCAACTCAAGACCGTGAAGCTGCAGCAGATCGGCCCCGCCGTTCGCGAACCGATGCTGTCGGCGGGCCAGCTCGATGCCATATCCGGCCTGTCGTACCTGTCGGCGATCGACCTGCGCGATCGCGGTATCCCGGCCGACGATCTCACCGTGCTGCGATTTGCCGACTACGGCTGCGCCGCCTACGGCAAGGTTCTGATCGTCAACCCGGAATTCGCCGCCGACAAGCCGGAAGCGGTCAAGGCGTTTGTGCGCGCGGTGATTGCCGGTCTGCGCCTCACCATCAAGGCGCCCGAGCAGGCTGTCGACGATGTGCTGGCTCAGATGGATAACGGATCGCGCGCTGTCGAGCTGGAGCGCCTGCACGCGGTCCTGAGCGACAACATTCTGACCAGCGAGGTCAGGCACAGCGGCATCGGGGATATCGACCCGGCCCGGTTCGAGACGTCGCTCGACCAGATCGCCGACGATTTCAAATTCCGCAAACGCCCGGCGGTCGCGGATATTTTCGACGACAGCTTTCTGCCGCCGGCCGGCGACCGCAAGGTCACGCAGGCCGAATAA
- a CDS encoding YqaA family protein produces the protein MLRRTYDWCIAAADKPYALWILAAIAFAESSFFPVPPDIMLLPMALARPKRAWLFAALCTVASVAGGVLGYAIGALLYDSLGQWLIHLYGLGGKVEAFRESYAQWGAWIIIGKGLTPIPYKLVTITSGFAGYDIWLFILCSIIARGGRFFIVAIVLNRYGDVIRQEIEKRLGLWVAFGAAVVVLGFVIAFRLI, from the coding sequence ATGCTGAGACGAACCTACGACTGGTGCATCGCCGCCGCCGACAAGCCCTACGCGCTATGGATTCTGGCAGCGATCGCTTTCGCGGAAAGCTCGTTCTTTCCGGTGCCGCCCGACATCATGCTGCTGCCGATGGCGCTGGCGCGGCCGAAACGCGCCTGGCTGTTCGCGGCGCTCTGCACGGTCGCCTCGGTCGCCGGCGGCGTGCTCGGCTATGCGATCGGGGCGCTGCTTTACGACTCGCTGGGCCAGTGGCTCATTCATCTCTACGGACTCGGCGGCAAGGTCGAGGCGTTTCGCGAGTCGTATGCGCAATGGGGAGCCTGGATCATCATCGGCAAGGGTCTGACGCCGATCCCCTACAAACTCGTCACCATCACTTCCGGCTTCGCCGGATATGATATCTGGCTGTTTATCCTGTGCTCGATCATCGCCCGGGGCGGCCGCTTCTTTATCGTCGCCATTGTGCTCAATCGCTACGGCGACGTCATCCGGCAGGAGATCGAGAAGCGACTCGGCCTGTGGGTGGCGTTCGGCGCCGCCGTCGTCGTCCTCGGATTCGTGATCGCGTTCCGCCTGATCTAG